From the genome of Nicotiana tabacum cultivar K326 chromosome 17, ASM71507v2, whole genome shotgun sequence:
ACTTGGGTGTTCATTTAACACTTGCTAGTGGTAAATGAGTCAATCAAGAGATTTCACTAAAATTCTTTTCAAAAGCAACATTCTGCTTTCAACTACTTAGCTCCTTTATTCATTTTTTAGCTGAAACAAGGTACTAAATCATGAAATCAGCAGAGAAATGTTGTAAAAGTGAATACAGTAAAGCTCAGTTTGAGTGCTCGGTTCCACCGTGACATTTGTACCTTGACTCACTGAGGTCCCGCAACTTATGACTTGCAATTTTCCTGTTGCAGCTTTTCCCATAACAGTTTTAATTTCTGTTTGTATCAGACTCTAATGGAATAATATAGCAAAACTAGGATTAAAAGGCATTTACTGGAATCATTTGAAAATTGAAATGCGTAGGTAACAACGAAAATCATTCATGCAGTCCTAACTGTGAAAAATCAAAACACTTGAAGCTGAATGTTTATCAAAAGAAAGTTGATAATcatgtgtgattttatttttgaagctGATTAGGACAGAATTAGGCCCTGTGCTTTTCCCGGTGGCTCATTTTCAGTTCACTGATATAAGAGTGCAAGCAATTAGTCCTGGAAACTGAATAACAtagtgtttatctttcttatccCTCTTTCTTTGTGTATGGTTGTCTCCACGCACATATTTGCAAGCTGAATAAGATTCCTTGTCAACTGTGAGGTTCATCAATTTTATCCTTTGGAGTTTTTCGCTTCCTTCTTTTCCTCATCGAATCAAACTATGCGGTCTGAGTAACTTAGTCTGGCATTTTTCTAACATTGCAGAGTATCGGAGCCGATGTAAATCAAAAACTTTTCCGCGGATTCCCAACCACAGCAGCAGTGAGGGAGGGACACCAAGAGATCTTGGAGATGTTAATCAAAGCTGGGGCATCTCAGCAGGCTTGTGAGGAAGCTCTGTTGGAGGCCAGCTGTCATGGGCATGCAAGATTTGTCGAGATGCTCATGGAATCAGAAATGATTCGACCTCGGATTGCTGTACATGCTTTCTTCACTGGATGCTGCCGTGGATTTGGAGATGTTGTGGACACTCTCCTTAAGGTGGAACATTAGACTAGCTTTATGATACTATATTTGTGCAGGTTATCACTAATGATAATATGACACTAAGTGAACTGCTAACATTAAGTCAGATGTTTCCAACTCAAGTTCAAACTACAAAACATTTATGATAAGAGAAAATCTTGTCATCATTTTTGCATTGCTCTCCTTGCTGATACCCTTAAATGCTATTTGCTACAAATTAGCAAATTCAAGTGGGTTCACTGCTTTGAGCTGCTTGAGATATTTGAGAATGATATTCGTGTACACATTTTTTTTTCCTCTGATGACGGTGATGTCCAATCCAACTTGTGTGCACCTTGATCTATACATCCAGCTACCTCTTTAAGTGTTTTACCATTGTACTGTGCCTTGGTTGCTTGTTCTGTACTACTCTTGTATCTTTCTTCTTGGGAGCAACTGTGGCCACCATATGCATGTCGTAAATGTCTTGACACTATTGTTGCTTGCTTGATGCAGTGTGGAGTGAATGTCGATACTACAAATCGTGTGTTGCTCCAGTCATGCAAACCTTCTCTGCATACAAATGTTGACTGCTCGGCGCTTGTGGCTGCTGTTGTTAGTAGGCAAGTCTCTGTAGTCCGTCTACTCCTTGAGGTAATTGCCTCAAAATGGATCACTAGTTATTGACTAAATGCTTCTCAAATGCAACGCTTGACTTAATATACTCAGCAATTAACTAGAATCCTCTTCCCATTTGTATAATCCTAGTTAAAATTTGGATATGTTACTCAAGAATTGAACCTGATGCTCcacttaaaaaagaaagaaaagaattgaACCTGATGCAATGTCTTTCATCCCATAGGAAACTGATAGGGCAAGCAGATCACTATTGTCTTTGAGAACTTCACATTGAGCCATGTTTATTTTTACTATTGACTAACTTGGCCTTCCCCTTCGTTTTTGGACTCCCAAGGCTGGCGCAAAAACTGATGGCCCAGTCCATCTTGGAGCTTGGTCCTGGGATGCAGCTTCAGGTGAAGAATTTCGAGTAGGTGCTGGATTAGCAGATCCCTATGCCATTACTTGGTGTGCTGTGGAGTACTTTGAAGCTAGTGGCTCTATTCTGCAAATGCTCCTCCAGCGGCTCGCCCCCAGTACACTCTGTGGAAGATCTCTTCTCCACCATGCTATTCTTTGTGGTAATGCAGGAGCAGTTTCAGTGCTTCTGAAATGTGGTGCTCATGTAGAATCTCCAGTTAAAACCTCTCGGAATGTTGAGTTCCGCCCTATACATATGGCAGCACGACTTGGGTTCTCAAGCGTTATTAAATGTTTGATTGACTTCGGCTGTGATATAGACTCAAGAACGGACACAGGAGATACAGCTTTAATGATCTCTGCGAGATTCAAGAGGGAAGACTGCCTCAAAGTATTGACTATAGCTGGTGCTGATTTTGGTTTGGTTAATGCAGCTGGTGAATCAGCAAGCTCCATTGCTGCATCCAGTCGATGGAAGCTTGGTTTTCAAGGTGCAGTTCTGGAAGTCATTCAGAGTGAAAAGATTCCCAAGTCAAGCAACATGTCTGTCTTTTTGCCATTACTGTTTGTGGCTCAATCCAGGGACCTTTTATCCTTAAAGGCTCTGATTGCACGAGGAGATATTGATCTGGATAGCCAAGATGACCAAGGTTTCTCCGCTGTAATGATCACCGCTGCAGAGGGTCATGTAGACGGCTTCAGATTGCTTGTGCATGGCGGGGCTAATGTCAAGCTGCAGAACAAATCTGGGGAGACTGCTGTTACCCTCTGTGCACTAAATCAAAATCGTGATCGGTTTGAAAAGGTTCTGCTCGAATTTGCTCTTGAACAGGGTAGTCGAAACGCTGCAGGTTTCTATGCACTGCATTGTGCAGCTCGATGTGGCGACTTGGATGCAGTTAAACAGTTAACAACCAGGGGTTATGATGTAAACATGTCCAATGGGGACGATTACACACCACTCATGCTTGCAGCAAGGGAAGGGCATGGCCGCACATGTGAATTCTTAATCTCTTGTGGGGCACGATGCGATATCAAGAACGCATTGGGTGAAACTGCACTTTCCCTTGCTAGGAAGACACAGAAAAATGAGGCAGAGAGGGTGATACTGGATGAACTTGCTAGGAAACTGGTCTTAACCGGTGCCCAAGTGAAGAAGCACATAAAGGGAGGTAAAGGGTCTCCACATATGAAAGTTCTTAAAATGGTTGAA
Proteins encoded in this window:
- the LOC107793939 gene encoding uncharacterized protein LOC107793939 isoform X1, yielding MTVFGHSVVGGGFLAGKQVFPVNYEVEVSRLLLEASHSNDLTLALECIADPFVDVNFVGDVCLKVRKAEVVTHDELPNEVRIVYEEFKTDVTALFLAVQNGNVALVRKLLSIGADVNQKLFRGFPTTAAVREGHQEILEMLIKAGASQQACEEALLEASCHGHARFVEMLMESEMIRPRIAVHAFFTGCCRGFGDVVDTLLKCGVNVDTTNRVLLQSCKPSLHTNVDCSALVAAVVSRQVSVVRLLLEAGAKTDGPVHLGAWSWDAASGEEFRVGAGLADPYAITWCAVEYFEASGSILQMLLQRLAPSTLCGRSLLHHAILCGNAGAVSVLLKCGAHVESPVKTSRNVEFRPIHMAARLGFSSVIKCLIDFGCDIDSRTDTGDTALMISARFKREDCLKVLTIAGADFGLVNAAGESASSIAASSRWKLGFQGAVLEVIQSEKIPKSSNMSVFLPLLFVAQSRDLLSLKALIARGDIDLDSQDDQGFSAVMITAAEGHVDGFRLLVHGGANVKLQNKSGETAVTLCALNQNRDRFEKVLLEFALEQGSRNAAGFYALHCAARCGDLDAVKQLTTRGYDVNMSNGDDYTPLMLAAREGHGRTCEFLISCGARCDIKNALGETALSLARKTQKNEAERVILDELARKLVLTGAQVKKHIKGGKGSPHMKVLKMVEAAGILRWGKSSGRNVVCREAEVGPSLKFQKIRQRKGDAELPGIFRVITTKNKEVHFVCEGDYETAELWVRGIKLVTREAIFSK
- the LOC107793939 gene encoding uncharacterized protein LOC107793939 isoform X2, giving the protein MLIKAGASQQACEEALLEASCHGHARFVEMLMESEMIRPRIAVHAFFTGCCRGFGDVVDTLLKCGVNVDTTNRVLLQSCKPSLHTNVDCSALVAAVVSRQVSVVRLLLEAGAKTDGPVHLGAWSWDAASGEEFRVGAGLADPYAITWCAVEYFEASGSILQMLLQRLAPSTLCGRSLLHHAILCGNAGAVSVLLKCGAHVESPVKTSRNVEFRPIHMAARLGFSSVIKCLIDFGCDIDSRTDTGDTALMISARFKREDCLKVLTIAGADFGLVNAAGESASSIAASSRWKLGFQGAVLEVIQSEKIPKSSNMSVFLPLLFVAQSRDLLSLKALIARGDIDLDSQDDQGFSAVMITAAEGHVDGFRLLVHGGANVKLQNKSGETAVTLCALNQNRDRFEKVLLEFALEQGSRNAAGFYALHCAARCGDLDAVKQLTTRGYDVNMSNGDDYTPLMLAAREGHGRTCEFLISCGARCDIKNALGETALSLARKTQKNEAERVILDELARKLVLTGAQVKKHIKGGKGSPHMKVLKMVEAAGILRWGKSSGRNVVCREAEVGPSLKFQKIRQRKGDAELPGIFRVITTKNKEVHFVCEGDYETAELWVRGIKLVTREAIFSK